The region CAAGTATGAGACTATAGAATTAACAGATAAGTTATAAAAACAGAGgcataaagaacaaaaataaagttGTCATGTATGGAGCCCCAAAACAAACCAACAAAAGTGCAAAATTTTCTTTACAACATATAATCAGCGTATATCTAGCTCTCATAACTCACAAGGCATCTATCCATAAGCAAATtgttaaatcaattaataaatacaGTATGACACATACACAGTTGTGGCCTTAACAGGTACCTCGGATTAGAAGCAACTAAATTTCGTCCGAAACATAAGCCTGCAAGATTCCAATGTTGTTCTGCTCCTAGTCCTTGTGTAGCATTAACCGCATTGTCAGCATGAGACTCAGTAGAGTTATTTTGAGATGAATACCAACGTAATTGTGAAGCATTCTGCCTAGGGCCGCCCCGACTATTGTGATAAATGTAGCGCCAATAGAGATGAGGTAACGTAGCAGCTAAGCCAGCGGCATAACCTATGATCCATTCAAATAATGGAGATCGTGGATGCTCATGTCTTGATAATAACAGAACTATAATAGCAGCTGTGATCTGGCTCAAACTAGCAATAAGTTCTACTGAAATCCAAAAACCAGAATTCATGGGGCTTCTACGACGGCGCCCATAATTATCATTTCTCCTCATAACAGGAATATTTCTAGAGTTTTGCACCGTGGGCAAGGATAAAGATGATTGAGGACCTAGAGTTTGTGCACTTGCTGAAGACCTATCTTGATGATGCAAGCCATCCGAGTTACCAGGACCATCTCCACaggatgttgatgatgaagcgAAATCCATACTTGTGATATCAATTACATGATCTAGTGACTGCGCCATTATCAAAGGATGCCTTTCAGCTTCAGCTTCTCCTAGTGAATCCACTGAGGGAACTGCCATCAAACTCCACCAGctaaattgaaaacaaatagTTGCATTTAAATAATTAGCCAACTGATTTTCTCAGCACCATCAGTCTTTCTTTGCCAACTaaagagagaaataataaataaataaataaataaataaagtaacaaCTTGACATACAAATGAGAGCAATCTTACAAGCAAATCACGTAAATTATCTTATCAAAAAAGCAaaccttttttcttctctttttctacAAACAGATGCCTCTTCAGATCATTTGAACCAGCAAAACAGGAAGAGTTCTGTCAGATCACAAgttcacaaacaaataaatcagcAATTGGACATCAAAACCCAAAAGTCCGCTATATTGCCAAAAGATTATCAAATTGCATTTACTGAGCTAGTTATCAATGAATAACATTCTACTTTTCAAATTGCAGAGAACTACTAGAATATGTCAATCACCAACGGTCAATACATGTGAAAGAATCAGTAACATGAAACCACACCAAAATTGAGTTCTTGACAACCAAATCCAATTAAAACACGATCTGGTGCTACCTACAACGCCCAAATTAAACAACTGTAACTCCAGGAAAAAAAATCCTACAGACAACATGAAATTAATAcatcaaagaaaacaatggatgaCTAAAGCAAGAAGCATCGCAAACACCAAAACGAAGTCTAATCAATAGAACCATTTGCCAACTATAGAAAAATCAGTCAAACGCCATCAAGATCGCACACCACAAGCTAAACAATCATCAAAGAATACCAAATGAACACTCGGATCCCAAAAATCATCTTTAAAAATGAACAACTAAATCAACGATTTTAGAAAGAGCAACCTCACATTTATCAAACCCTTTCCTAGAAACCATAAAACCACcccaacaaaataaagaaaaaaaaaaccacaaacgTCAAGGGATTCAAGGAAAAATCATACTGAATCAAAGAGACAAATTGGGGAGACCTTGCTCCTCCTCTCTTGCCGAGGGTTTTGCGGAGTAAACCCTAGAAATTTGGTTTTAGCTGagaattttattcatatttgaGACTTGCAGATGGCGTCAGGAATACGTTTTTGCATCGAAGGACCTCGAGGTCCACGCTAAATTTCAGAGTTTAGTGCAACCAAGATGcccttctatttttaaaatacctaataaatatctatactcacgtaaaaaatatatatttttgaaaaaaataaaaaaaaatttagtaaattatatacatataagacTAGTTCGTTAGGAACATATATAGATAACAATTTTACTGACTTATATCAGCCGTTGAATTTGAATCTAATAGGCAATCATCTATTAGggtgaacaatgatagaaatAGTATTTATCACCAGTTTAACATTGGCCATAAACAGCATACAAAAATACTGGTTATCAAACAGTTCAATCAACAATGTTATAAATAGTGCTATGTAGagcatgaaaatttttttttaccaagatTGTTTATCAAACAATTCACTCGATAATGCCATAAACGGTGTTATGAAAAGTGTGAAGTGAAATAAACAATGCTATGAATAGTTAAAATGGGATGTACAGTACTTTAATAGCAACCATCAAAATTAGAAGGGGCATGGGCCTGTTTTAACCGGGGCCAACTGATCTGGGTCGTCTAAAGAACAACCCGTAATCAGTTCGGCCAATAGTGCCGGCCAAGTCGACCCAGCCCGAGGGACCCCCAAAAACCGACAGACCTGGTCAAAATCCGCTGGTTCACGGGTCAGCCCGCctgattttcatttatttatttaaataaaattataaaatataatttaaaattaagaaatatgtGAAAAAAAGAATTCACAAAATTATTTGAGTTAGTTACCATTGCTTTTATAGGTAGTTGATATGGATTTTAAGTAGTCTAAAACCTATATGTTGTTTATATAGTAAAAACATAATGTCAACTAAAATTGCACTGATGGATTGATTAGGGGATATTGTTGTAAGTGTGTTAGTGTTATGAAGTCATGAGTTCAAGCCTTGTCAACTACTATAGTTATAATATGACAATTGTTAATACAATGGATATTTTTATCctaatttagatttttcataaaaatatattgctaatatgaagattaataaaaatttatagttaaaagattttgtttttataaactatgttgcaggaaaaaaaaattttaattaatctattaaaattttaatttaattatttattaatcaagatTTCAAAGAGTGTTATGATTTTACCTTAATAATTAATAGGTATAATACCTAGgatagtccctctaatatatcGAAATGACCATTTagtttccatattatttttcgCTCGCGGGAAGCCCTCTATTATTTAGTTTGAGAAAAAGTAGCCCCTCCCCCTAACGCCCGTCTCATGTTCCGTCTGCGAGATGGCGTGgcattttttatgattaaaatattattataatacaaagtttagtccctctattattgcGAAATGGCCCTTTAGTCCCCATATTAATTTTTGCCCTTAGGAAGTCCCTCTAATAGGGGGTAAAGGgtcatttcaaaataataggGGGACTAAACTGtgtattatacctaaaaaattaataaaaaagagaCTTCATAAGGGCAAAAATAATAGAAGTActaaggccatctccaacccaaaactctatatttggcgcttcaatacacaaaaatacatctgctacagtaaaa is a window of Dioscorea cayenensis subsp. rotundata cultivar TDr96_F1 chromosome 5, TDr96_F1_v2_PseudoChromosome.rev07_lg8_w22 25.fasta, whole genome shotgun sequence DNA encoding:
- the LOC120261458 gene encoding E3 ubiquitin-protein ligase At1g63170-like encodes the protein MAVPSVDSLGEAEAERHPLIMAQSLDHVIDITSMDFASSSTSCGDGPGNSDGLHHQDRSSASAQTLGPQSSLSLPTVQNSRNIPVMRRNDNYGRRRRSPMNSGFWISVELIASLSQITAAIIVLLLSRHEHPRSPLFEWIIGYAAGLAATLPHLYWRYIYHNSRGGPRQNASQLRWYSSQNNSTESHADNAVNATQGLGAEQHWNLAGLCFGRNLVASNPRLISFMDHFKMALDCCFAVWFVVGNVWVFGGHSSAADAPNLYRLCIVFLAFSCIGYALPFILCATICCCLPCIISFLGIREDMPNNRGATADVINDLPCYKFKYKRGQNGDDSEISSENMDEVGILAAGTDKERLISAEDTVCSICLTKFTDGIELRELPCSHFFHMECIDKWLKLNALCPLCKSEVGGSTAAFSSANSTSHQNEQRVGSSADHL